A genomic segment from Dermatobacter hominis encodes:
- a CDS encoding ABC transporter ATP-binding protein, whose protein sequence is MSDPTTDEPVPAATGSGAGATATLARPAIEAVDVRKTFDRGLVTALDGLTMTVQSGEYVAITGRSGCGKSTLLHLLAALDHPDSGTLRVEGHDITHPDHVNRYRRTEVGLVFQMHNLLPHLDAMANIGVAMMGSHTDRRQRKQRAQELLDLVELGHLGHRRPPQMSGGERQRVAIARALANRPALLLADEPTGSLDSRSVDLVLGLMEHLRSEEDVTVVVVTHDDHVARAADRIIYMDDGRVVDGGVVDGRGVDEPPGAPTDR, encoded by the coding sequence GTGAGTGATCCGACGACGGACGAGCCCGTCCCCGCCGCGACGGGGAGCGGCGCCGGCGCGACCGCCACGCTGGCCAGGCCGGCGATCGAGGCGGTGGACGTGCGCAAGACCTTCGACCGCGGCCTCGTCACGGCCCTCGACGGCCTGACGATGACCGTGCAGTCGGGCGAGTACGTCGCCATCACCGGCCGGTCGGGCTGCGGCAAGTCCACGCTCCTGCACCTGCTCGCCGCGCTCGACCACCCCGACAGCGGCACGCTGCGCGTCGAGGGCCACGACATCACGCACCCCGACCACGTGAACCGCTACCGGCGCACCGAGGTCGGGCTCGTCTTCCAGATGCACAACCTGCTGCCCCACCTCGACGCCATGGCCAACATCGGGGTGGCGATGATGGGGTCGCACACCGATCGCCGGCAGCGGAAGCAGCGGGCGCAGGAGCTGCTCGACCTCGTCGAGCTCGGCCACCTCGGCCACCGACGGCCGCCGCAGATGTCGGGCGGCGAGCGCCAGCGGGTGGCGATCGCCCGGGCCCTGGCCAACCGGCCGGCGCTCCTGCTGGCCGACGAGCCGACCGGGTCGCTCGACAGCCGCTCCGTCGACCTCGTCCTCGGGCTCATGGAGCACCTCCGCTCGGAGGAGGACGTGACGGTCGTCGTCGTGACCCACGACGACCACGTCGCCCGGGCGGCGGACCGGATCATCTACATGGATGACGGCAGGGTGGTCGACGGCGGGGTGGTCGACGGCAGGGGCGTCGACGAGCCGCCGGGAGCGCCGACCGATCGGTGA